From one Pecten maximus chromosome 8, xPecMax1.1, whole genome shotgun sequence genomic stretch:
- the LOC117333486 gene encoding uncharacterized protein LOC117333486: MNAKMVSSLFKIDGDSNKQKTLNTIRVMKGAISVSKSKTGEVIYRSNKLENEGLQRQIKRFEKARLHLNSTYDSKKRTTLRRWALVFEKQKSMNESIREFDMLLTQAIDDVDAGGRKGSGASIKGNNIEQNTKEEKTEEEEEETKERQKTDEEQAAELMSRRGITRIRLQPIGVGKNSQIKVKTPEPETPVIEEELWPLADTTWVNNYIREQKVKHESLITKNILKKIREGLTSKNPLFRFRLRANFADDPNVSIEIIKSARAAPQTARSIKTAPSMPTLPVRKDIIKPSTTMNESSLNQLPPINMLRRSKTTV, translated from the coding sequence ATGAACGCCAAAATGGTGAGCTCCCTTTTTAAGATTGACGGAGACAGTAACAAACAGAAAACGCTCAACACTATCCGTGTCATGAAGGGAGCAATCAGTGTATCTAAAAGTAAGACGGGAGAAGTCATTTATCGGAGCAATAAGCTTGAAAATGAAGGTCTTCAACGTCAAATCAAAAGATTTGAAAAAGCGCGTCTCCATCTTAATAGTACATACGACTCCAAAAAGAGGACAACCCTCAGGCGATGGGCTTTAGTGTTCGAAAAACAAAAATCTATGAATGAATCTATTAGGGAATTCGACATGCTTCTTACGCAAGCCATAGATGATGTAGACGCCGGTGGTCGGAAAGGGTCAGGCGCCAGTATTAAAGGAAACAATATCGAACAGAACACGAAGGAAGAAAAAACAGAAGAGGAGGAAGAGGAAACTAAAGAGAGACAGAAAACGGACGAAGAACAGGCCGCTGAGTTGATGAGTCGTCGTGGAATTACACGAATTCGGCTACAGCCGATAGGTGTTGGTAAAAACTCTCAGATCAAGGTCAAAACACCGGAACCGGAAACACCGGTCATAGAGGAGGAGTTGTGGCCCCTAGCGGATACCACGTGGGTAAATAATTATATCCGTGAACAGAAGGTGAAACATGAGTCACTTATcacaaaaaacattttgaaaaaaattcgCGAAGGACTTACGTCAAAGAACCCATTGTTCAGATTTCGACTTCGTGCTAATTTCGCTGACGACCCCAATGTTAGTATCGAAATAATAAAATCTGCACGAGCTGCTCCACAAACGGCAAGGTCAATAAAAACTGCACCATCTATGCCGACATTACCGGTCAGAAAGGACATCATTAAGCCGTCCACGACGATGAACGAATCGTCACTGAACCAGCTTCCGCCAATCAACATGCTCAGACGATCCAAAACGACTGTGTGA